The genomic interval GGCATAGAAAATATTACCGAAAAAACGGCTGCTATTAAAAATGCAATCAGCCTGTAAGTTATTTTATTCATCTATTTTTTTCGCTACGAAATTTCTATCCAACTCGACAATAGTGTCATCATTAAGCTTAACTGTGATAAAATCACCTTCTGCGACTTTTACGACTGTGGCTTTAAATCCGCCGTTTGTGACTAATTTATCGCCTTTTGCCAATGCATCGATCATAGCTTTGTGAGCTTT from Campylobacter hominis ATCC BAA-381 carries:
- the yajC gene encoding preprotein translocase subunit YajC, which produces MQQGSVLGSLLPLIVLFAIFYFLLIRPQQKQAKAHKAMIDALAKGDKLVTNGGFKATVVKVAEGDFITVKLNDDTIVELDRNFVAKKIDE